Sequence from the Chloroflexota bacterium genome:
CCCCGGCTTGGGGGCATCCGGCGCATAATTCTCCCACAGCGTGCCCGTCGAGCGCATCACGGCGGCCATCTGATCCAGGTGCCGGGCGGTGGCCTCACGCGCCAGATCACCGAAGCCAGCCCGGCGCAACCCCTTGATCACGGCATAGTTGGTGGGCGCCCATACGGCCCCCTGCCAATACCCGCCATCCGGCCGATACGCGGGATGATCGGCCGAAAGGGTGGGGAATGGGTGCAACCGCCAGAAGCGAGCCGGATCCCGTAGGACCGCCACCAGTCGCTCCGCCCGGTCGGGCGGCACCACATCCGCCAGGAGCGTCCAGAAGGAAGCGATGGTCAACGCCGGCCACGGCTCCAGCTTGCCGTCCAGATCCCAGTACACCCCCGCCTTCTCATCCCACATATAGCGATTGATCTGCCGCGTCAGGGCGGCGTGCTCCTCCTGATAGGCCGCTACCGTCGCCTCCGGCTGACCGATCACCTGGGCGATCAGGGCCAGGCAGCGGGCGTTCAAGGCCTGCTGCGCCGACATGTCCACCCAGCGGGCGGCGAAGCGCGGCGAGTTATCCATCCCGCACCCCAATTGTGAGGACCAGTAAAGCCCCTCCGGGCCGCGCTGATGGCCGCGCAGCCAGGCATCGTATCGGGCCAGGTGAGGCCAGACGCGAGCCAGCCGCTCGCCGTCCCCGCTAAGCTGATAGAGCGCCCACTCCGCCCAGGAGAAGAGGGGCGGGTTGATCGCGTCCGCGCTGCCCTTCGCGAACAGGGGGGCGCCGTTGTTCCCCCGG
This genomic interval carries:
- a CDS encoding glycoside hydrolase yields the protein MVQSFAEYRSQLPQPVLPSGRSDWLDLYWRAWELAVQNIRHGTPQNGFVESYLDAAFSENIFQWDTCFIVMFARYAWHLLPVAPALDNFYRKQEEDGWICREYRGNNGAPLFAKGSADAINPPLFSWAEWALYQLSGDGERLARVWPHLARYDAWLRGHQRGPEGLYWSSQLGCGMDNSPRFAARWVDMSAQQALNARCLALIAQVIGQPEATVAAYQEEHAALTRQINRYMWDEKAGVYWDLDGKLEPWPALTIASFWTLLADVVPPDRAERLVAVLRDPARFWRLHPFPTLSADHPAYRPDGGYWQGAVWAPTNYAVIKGLRRAGFGDLAREATARHLDQMAAVMRSTGTLWENYAPDAPKPGRPAAGDFVGWSGAGPIALLIEEIIGLEVDAGGQRVHWRLEEDVPVGVRNLRLGDNTISLVAEEEDEVGIRVRVECDQPFLLEIETPFREFVEQVPAGSHRYTLTYLDRTDVRES